Proteins from one Setaria italica strain Yugu1 chromosome V, Setaria_italica_v2.0, whole genome shotgun sequence genomic window:
- the LOC101765985 gene encoding ribonuclease 2 produces the protein MAMKTARKAAWVLVVWALAAAGLGSVSARAPLGREAQREFDYFKLSLQWPGTICASTRYCCASNGCCRSEPLQTFTIHGLWPDYDDGTWPACCRRTQFEMDKILPLKETLDKYWPSLFCSSSSTCFSGKGPFWAHEWEKHGTCSAPVVQDELQYFTTALDLYFKYNVTEMLSSGGIQISNGKEYALSDVIDTIKHAFGGSPQIVCKRGSVEELRLCFDKELKPRDCLTTLTNGIVSRRKHCPQYITLPTYDPLVLANSTREIMTQFNDFEVPAALYTS, from the exons atggcgatgaagacggcgaggaaggcggCGTGGGTGCTGGTGGTCTGGGCGCTGGCGGCCGCCGGCCTGGGCTCCGtctccgcgcgcgcgccgctggGCCGCGAGGCGCAGCGCGAGTTCGACTACTTCAAGCTCTCCCTGCAGTGGCCCGGCACCATCTGCGCCTCCACCCGCTACTGCTGCGCCAGCAACGGCTGCTGCCG CTCGGAGCCGCTCCAGACGTTCACGATCC ATGGTCTGTGGCCGGACTACGACGACGGGACCTGGCCGGCGTGCTGCCGCCGCACCCAGTTCGAGATGGACAAG ATATTGCCATTGAAGGAGACGCTTGACAAGTACTGGCCGTCCTTGTTCTGCTCCTCCTCTTCGACTTGCTTCAGCGGCAAAGGACCCTTCTGGGCTCACGAG TGGG AGAAGCATGGAACGTGCTCTGCCCCGGTGGTTCAGGATGAATTACAATATTTCACCACTGCCCTTGACCTCTACTTCAAATATAACGTTACG GAAATGCTGTCAAGTGGAGGTATACAGATTTCAAATGGTAAGGAATACGCACTGAGCGATGTCATCGATACCATCAAACATGCTTTTGGGGGATCACCACAAATTGTTTGCAAGAGGGGCTCAGTTGAAGAACTCAGGTTATGCTTCGACAAAGAACTGAAA CCTCGTGATTGTCTTACTACTTTGACAAATGGAATTGTGTCAAGAAGAAAGCATTGCCCGCAGTACATCACCCTGCCAACATATGATCCCCTTG TGCTAGCCAATTCAACTAGAGAGATCATGACACAGTTCAACGACTTCGAGGTGCCTGCAGCTCTTTACACATCCTAA
- the LOC101763693 gene encoding uncharacterized protein LOC101763693: MAGKSHTHKAFLLCNYVLLGAASSCIFLTLSLRLLPSPCGLLLLFLHALTAVFSAAGCSGSFTAPATPAQWHNAHTAGAALTAIFQGAVALLAFTRTSDFLAELQSYVRDEDGAVILKMVGGLGTAIFVLEWAALALAFSLRLDDEDDDDLHAKNWQSYNV, translated from the coding sequence ATGGCGGGGAAGTCGCACACGCACAAGGCGTTCCTCCTCTGCAACTACGTGCTCCTCGGCGCGGCCTCCAGCTGCATCTTCCTCACGCTCTCGCTGCGCCTGCTCCCCTCCCCGTGCGGCCTGCTCCTGCTCTTCCTCCACGCGCTCACCGCCGTCTTCTCCGCCGCGGGCTGCTCGGGCTCCTTCACGGCGCCCGCCACGCCCGCCCAGTGGCACAACGCGCATACCGCGGGGGCCGCCCTCACCGCCATCTTCCAGGGCGCCGTCGCGCTCCTCGCCTTCACCCGCACCTCCGACTTCCTCGCCGAGCTCCAGTCCTACGTCCGCGACGAGGACGGCGCCGTCATCCTCAAGATGGTCGGCGGCCTCGGCACCGCCATCTTCGTCCTCGAGTGGgccgcgctcgcgctcgccttctccctccgcctcgacgacgaggacgacgacgacctccaTGCCAAGAACTGGCAGTCCTACAATGTCTGA
- the LOC101764087 gene encoding uncharacterized protein LOC101764087, which translates to MSPPAMLLPVVCSAAPSCSPLCPVTASHVAARVPRRVDVGAALRSYADPLVAQVPDRPPLADSSILSPYPAAPDDIVRGFAGGAPAELPSAGHGADALCCAGTDQPLTFVAGLAAPDQTIAAAVAGSAPSDAAERALSDAPFPTTFPSDASEVEDSVARLIDKLGKQVFQAEDALTEAYDKLRLSAYDALGAWRKTVRDAVGGLKASVNASKEQAAGGVTDASGALQEKVAGAGAVAVDVLRKAIVAAEDSLSSAATFVVYSYGSAKESLPPNVRDLLSSSEEKASIVLRPIGNALQQVYVIVEGVEKNVGLDPSDPIVQLAVVLGGSVTIGASYWLFIYGGYSGDLSPESAFELLKNDGKAVLIDVRPEDLREKDGVPDLRLGARSKYASVASPEITGPIKSMLKGGRDIDDALLAVVIRNLKLVKGDSKVIVMDANGARSKSIARLLKKLGVQRPYLVKGGFQAWSKNLRVKELKPETALTAINEDVEEIFEQIKPTPTLVFGSLLGLSALSYAVLEWETTLQYIAVLSIGLTIYSRFSTYESSEDLEQDLKLFLSPVQVGAEALSWAAKKIEPNKVGLPTSPSTTAVKDRVLQAAAKHESQPSDADEPSAQTAEA; encoded by the exons ATGAGCCCGCCCGCCATGCTGCTGCCCGTCGTCTGCTCCGCCGCGCCCAGCTGCTCCCCGCTCTGCCCG GTGACGGCGTCGCACGTCGCCGCGCGGGTGCCGCGGAGGGTGGACGTGGGCGCCGCGCTCAGGTCCTACGCCGACCCGCTCGTCGCGCAGGTGCCCgaccgcccgccgctcgccgacTCCTCCATCCTCTCCCCCTACCCCGCCGCGCCGGACGACATCGTCCGgggcttcgccggcggcgcgcccgcCGAGCTGCCCAGCGCCGGCCACGGCGCCGACGCGCTATGCTGCGCCGGGACCGACCAGCCGCTGACGTTCGTCGCGGGCCTGGCCGCCCCCGACCAGAccattgccgccgccgtggccggctCGGCCCCCAGCGACGCCGCGGAGCGGGCCCTGTCGGACGCGCCGTTCCCCACCACGTTCCCGTCCGACGCGTCCGAGGTCGAGGACTCCGTGGCCAGGCTCATCGACAAGCTCGGCAAGCAGGTGTTCCAGGCGGAGGACGCGCTCACCGAGGCCTACGACAAGCTCAGGCTGTCGGCGTACGACGCACTCGGGGCGTGGAGGAAGACGGTGCGCGACGCGGTCGGCGGGCTCAAGGCCTCGGTCAATGCCAGTAAGGAGCAGGCCGCCGGAGGGGTCACGGACGCTTCCGGGGCGTTGCAGGAGAAGGTGGCCGGAGCTGGCGCTGTGGCTGTTGATGTTCTTAGGAAGGCGATTGTTGCTGCAGAGGATTCACTGAGCAGTGCGGCAACATTTGTTGTGTATTCTTACGGATCCGCGAAGGAGTCTTTGCCACCAAATGTTAGAGATTTGTTGAGCTCGTCTGAGGAGAAAGCTAGTATAGTTTTGAGACCAATCGGAAATGCTCTTCAACAG GTATATGTAATTGTTGAAGGTGTTGAAAAGAATGTTGGTTTGGATCCAAGTGATCCTATTGTTCAATTGGCAGTTGTGCTTGGAGGTTCAGTGACAATAGG GGCATCATACTGGCTATTCATATATGGTGGTTATTCAGGAGACCTATCACCTGAATCAGCATTCGAGCTACTGAAAAATGATGGCAAAGCCGTACTTATCGATGTTCGGCCTGAG GATTTGAGGGAAAAAGATGGTGTTCCTGATCTACGCCTTGGGGCTAGGTCTAAATATGCAAGTGTAGCTTCACCTGAG ATCACAGGCCCAATAAAGAGCATGCTTAAAGGTGGAAGAGATATTGATGATGCCTTACTTGCAGTTGTCATCCGAAACTTGAAATTGGTTAAG GGTGATTCAAAGGTCATAGTTATGGATGCTAATGGAGCTCGATCAAAATCTATTGCTAGGTTACTGAAGAAGCTTGGTGTGCAG CGACCTTACCTGGTTAAAGGTGGTTTCCAAGCATGGTCAAAGAACCTTCGTGTCAAAGAGCTGAAGCCTGAGACCGCATTAACGGCAATAAATGAG GACGTTGAGGAAATCTTCGAACAAATAAAGCCCACCCCAACTCTTGTGTTTGGATCTCTTCTG GGCCTCTCAGCACTTTCCTATGCTGTACTAG AATGGGAGACGACTCTGCAATACATCGCCGTTCTAAGCATTGGACTG ACTATCTACTCGCGGTTCTCTACATACGAGAGCTCCGAGGATTTGGAGCAAGACCTAAA GCTGTTTCTGTCTCCAGTACAAGTAGGAGCAGAAGCGTTGTCATGGGCAGCTAAGAAGATAGAGCCGAACAAGGTGGGCCTGCCAACGTCCCCCTCCACGACGGCGGTGAAAGACCGGGTtctccaggcggcggcgaagcaCGAGTCGCAGCCATCTGACGCCGACGAGCCGTCGGCCCAAACAGCCGAAGCATGA
- the LOC101764495 gene encoding 60S ribosomal protein L5-1, producing the protein MGGFVKTQKTNAYFKRFQVKFKRRRAGKTDYRARIRLINQDKNKYNTPKYRFVVRFTNKDITAQIVSASIAGDMVLAAAYSHELPRYGLEVGLTNYAAAYCTGLLLARRVLKIRDLDQEYEGNVEATGEDFSVEPADERRPFRALLDVGLVRTTTGNRVFGALKGALDGGLDIPHSDKRFAGFKKDEKNLDAEIHRKYIYGGHVADYMRTLAEEEPEKYQAHFSEYIKKGIEADDMEALYKKVHAAIRGEPTMAKITKQPPKEHKRYNPKKLTYEQRKASLVERLNALNSSGGADDDDDEDDE; encoded by the exons ATG GGTGGTTTTGTCAAGACCCAGAAGACCAATGCGTACTTCAAGCGTTTCCAAGTCAAGTTCAAGAGAAGGCGCG CTGGTAAGACTGACTACAGGGCCAGGATCAGGTTGATTAACCAAGACAAGAACAAGTACAATACGCCCAAATACAGATTTGTTGTGCGATTT ACCAACAAGGACATCACTGCACAAATCGTATCTGCAAGTATTGCGGGTGATATGGTACTTGCTGCTGCCTATTCCCATGAGCTGCCACGATATGGTCTTGAAGTTGGTCTGACCAACTATGCTGCAG CCTACTGCACTGGGCTTCTTCTGGCTCGTCGTGTGCTCAAGATTCGTGATTTGGATCAGGAATATGAGGGCAATGTTGAG GCCACTGGTGAGGACTTCTCTGTAGAGCCAGCTGATGAGAGGAGGCCTTTCCGTGCTCTTTTGGATGTTGGCCTTGTTAGGACCACCACCGGAAACCGTGTCTTTGGTGCCCTGAAG GGTGCTTTGGATGGTGGTCTGGATATTCCTCACAGTGACAAGAGGTTTGCTGGTTTcaagaaggatgagaagaacCTGGATGCTGAGATCCACCGCAAGTACATCTATGGTGGCCATGTTGCCGACTACATGAGG ACTCTGgctgaggaggagccagagAAGTACCAGGCTCACTTCAGTGAGTACATCAAGAAGGGAATTGAGGCTGATGACATGGAAGCTTTGTACAAGAAGGTCCATGCTGCTATCCGTGGTGAACCTACCATGGCCAAGATAACCAAGCAGCCACCAAAGGAGCACAAGAG GTACAACCCCAAGAAGCTGACCTATGAGCAGAGGAAGGCCAGCCTCGTCGAAAGGCTCAACGCCCTCAACTCCTCGGGTGGTgctgatgacgacgatgatgaggatgacGAGTGA
- the LOC101764908 gene encoding uncharacterized protein LOC101764908 isoform X2, translating to MKNSRRDVAARLLRMIFDKKPKKAGSILAKNGHILEEFFRGNPKRIMQWFGHFAVTGESTHKKGAKAISQFAFINRDMCWEELEWKGKHGQSPAVVATKPHYFSDLDVLKTVENFLEYVPDFWSSDELSDSIKDGEILQIDAEYFVDQFLYLMYEENCKDAWHLVEEFLMDEQFSSLSQHLLIHLDEQRLLDFLKSLGKLINTTLQCKELKFPCCWLEVLLSAHCDHISLDDLVLLNCVIAKCRQLWRLMNDEEQDEERGQMEELLKGVNHLTDADHFALMKEFMETEFPDGLKWIGIQSWVIFCDLSKECKSGNSCESLFSDNKIQFHKDDEYSLVQNNAFSISHMPDTDDEDLVGSSHKRRKKNRRRKRRRYEFDEDKLDELLELESSNVKNSVESQRGSWHLSTDGFSASWDIADIPDHLSTYYFTTWVKWACFR from the exons ATGAAGAATTCCAGGCGAGATGTTGCTGCCCGCCTGCTGCGGATGATTTTTGATAAGAAGCCCAAGAAGGCTGGGTCTATTCTAGCAAAAAATGGCCATATACTGGAGGAGTTCTTCCGAG GAAACCCGAAGCGGATAATGCAGTGGTTCGGTCATTTTGCTGTTACTGGTGAATCCACACATAAAAAGGGTGCTAAGGCAATTTCTCAGTTTGCATTTATAAATCGTGATATGTGCTGGGAAGAACTTGAGTGGAAAGGAAAGCATGGGCAGTCTCCTGCTGTTGTTGCTACTAAGCCTCATTATTTCAGTGATCTTGATGTTCTGAAGACAGTGGAGAATTTCTTGGAGTATGTCCCAGACTTCTGGTCCTCTGATGAGCTTTCTGATTCTATTAAAGATGGTGAAATACTGCAAATTGATGCAGAAtattttgtagatcaatttttgtACTTGATGTACGAGGAGAATTGCAAAGATGCATGGCATTTAGTTGAAGAATTTTTGATGGATGAGCAGttttcctctctctcccaaCATCTTCTCATTCATCTGGACGAGCAAAGGCTTCTTGATTTCTTAAAATCTTTAGGGAAGCTCATCAATACTACTTTGCAGTGCAAGGAATTGAAATTCCCATGCTGTTGGCTTGAGGTTCTTTTATCAGCACATTGTGATCACATATCTCTTGATGATCTTGTCTTATTGAACTGTGTCATTGCCAAGTGTAGACAACTTTGGCGCCTCATGAACGATGAAGAACAAGATGAAGAACGGGGACAAATGGAAGAGCTTTTGAAGGGTGTAAATCATTTAACTGATGCTGATCATTTTGCTCTCATGAAGGAATTCATGGAGACAGAATTTCCTGATGGACTTAAGTGGATAGGCATTCAGTCCTGGGTAATTTTCTGTGATTTATCAAAAGAATGCAAATCAGGAAATTCTTGTGAATCTTTGTTCTCTGATAACAAAATACAATTTCACAAGGATGATGAGTACTCATTGGTTCAGAACAATGCGTTCTCAATTTCACATATGCCTGATACTGATGATGAGGATCTTGTTGGGAGCAGTCataaaaggagaaagaagaataggaggaggaagcggcgtAGATACGAGTTTGATGAGGACAAGCTTGATGAACTGCTTGAACTTGAATCTTCCAATGTAAAGAACAGTGTTGAATCACAGCGTGGAAGCTGGCACCTCTCAACTGATGGCTTCTCTGCTTCTTGGGACATT GCAGACATACCGGATCACCTTTCTACGTATTATTTCACGACATGGGTAAAGTGGGCTTGCTTTAGATGA
- the LOC101769514 gene encoding chromatin assembly factor 1 subunit FSM, whose protein sequence is MESGGMVLDVARPEEAPDRNEAGPHDDLGQSQMQVDGPVVLNRSAELESSDSMAIDGAPAQAPSSQPVAATQQSPATLTDAIVEVQKQLKRKRASSGPAIATADKDALVAGCRQELEGLFQYYKEVSDRKMRFDGGNLSGNALVGCLLEESSLGLTKLVDEIYEKMKGLDGVSTASVRSSVLLVGQRMMYGNSSPDADVLEDESESALWCWEIRDLKLMPVKARSILSTRRSVRKKIHERITAIYSTLSVLENPGVETQVNDLRKASLKLNKSLNLEGIRSMVERAIQKNNTERGVRDAGSTVKGLMQDTEKNDQNASRHDDASVSEPQNGNLPANEKDIQKVQKEVEKEMKRQEKEEAQMRKLQKKQQEEALREQKRREKEEAEAKKQQKKQEEEALKEQKRREKEEAEMKKQQKKQQEEAEKEQKRREKEAAQLKKQQAIQKQASMMERFFKSKKDSGKLQKSGENDSADDPIDNKGAVPATTSKIDSSLSQQESWVLEDLRRLQVIGWKKLSSYNRSSRWGIRSKPKVEAFKELKLQKSSDDMVDEILSTPNEDNCHNSSQENEHDKLESEIDMLPASEMQCHDTSNAKPLQSRLIRRKLLQFDKSNRPAYYGTWRKKSAFVGPRCPLKMDPDLDYEVDSDDEWEEEDPGESLSDCEKDGDEVMEEDSKITDEEDEDSFVVPDGYLSDNEGIQIESLLDDKDEEAISSPTGQCTEVEEFRSLLRQQKVLNTLTEQALRKSQPLVISNLNHEKAELLTAEDIKGTAKVEQLCLQVLSMRICPGGVIVDVPTIDNSSASAEEINQCNVKNGSPGSASASAIPETDLPEIVQVIRSCREGIYKVVELLQQKFPNVAKSQL, encoded by the exons ATGGAGAGCGGCGGCATGGTTCTCGATGTTGCTCGCCCCGAAGAAGCCCCTGACCGCAATGAGGCGGGGCCACATGACGATTTGGGGCAATCGCAGATGCAAGTCGACGGCCCCGTTGTTCTCAACCGATCCGCCGAGCTCGAGTCGTCTGACTCGATGGCCATCGATGGCGCCCCGGCTCAAGCGCCGTCAAGCcagccggtggcggcgacgcaGCAGTCTCCTGCTACGCTGACGGACGCCATCGTGGAGGTGCAGAAGCAGCTGAAGCGGAAGAGGGCCTCCAGCGGTCCGGCAATTGCTACCGCGGACAAGGACGCTCTTGTTGCCGGATGCCGGCAGGAGCTCGAGGGGCTCTTCCAGTATTACAAGGAGGTTTCTGACCGCAAGATGCGGTTTGATGGTGGGAACCTGTCTGGCAACGCGTTGGTTGGCTGCTTGCTTGAGGAGAGCAGTCTTGGGCTGACCAAGTTGGTGGACGAGATATATGAGAAGATGAAGGGATTGGATGGTGTGTCGACGGCATCAGTCCGTAGCTCTGTGCTGCTCGTTGGGCAGAGGATGATGTATGGGAATTCTTCCCCGGATGCTGATGTGTTGGAAGATGAATCGGAGTCAGCTCTTTGGTGCTGGGAG ATAAGAGATCTGAAGCTGATGCCTGTGAAAGCACGCAGCATTCTGAGTACACGGAGATCTGTCAGAAAGAAAATCCATGAGAGGATCACTGCCATCTATT CAACTTTGTCAGTCCTGGAAAACCCAGGAGTTGAAACCCAGGTAAATGATCTCAGAAAAGCATCATTAAAGTTGAATAAATCATTGAACCTGGAAGGGATCAGATCAATGGTGGAACGGGCGATTCAGAAGAACAACACAGAAAG AGGTGTGAGAGATGCTGGGTCAACAGTCAAGGGGTTGATGCAAGACACGGAGAAAAATGACCAAAATGCTAGCAGGCATGATGATGCGAGTGTCTCTGAGCCGCAGAATGGAAACTTGCCTGCTAAT GAAAAGGATATTCAAAAAGTGCAAAAAGAAGTTGAGAAGGAAATGAAACGCcaggagaaagaagaagctcAGATGAGGAAActgcaaaagaaacaacaagaaGAGGCTCTAAGAGAACAGAAAAGACGTGAAAAGGAAGAGGCTGAAGCtaagaaacaacaaaagaagcaggaagaggaagcatTGAAAGAACAGAAGCGTCGTGAAAAGGAAGAAGCTGAAATGAAGAAACAGCAGAAAAAGCAGCAAGAGGAAGCTGAGAAAGAACAGAAACGCCGTGAGAAGGAAGCTGCACAACTCAAGAAGCAACAAGCTATTCAAAAGCAAGCTTCTATGATGGAGCGCTTTTTCAAAAGTAAGAAAGACAGTGGAAAACTTCAAAAATCTGGAGAGAATGACTCAGCTGATGATCCCATTGACAACAAAGGGGCAGTACCAGCAACCACATCAAAAATTGATTCTTCCTTGTCTCAACAAGAAAGCTGGGTTTTAGAGGATCTTCGGAG GTTGCAGGTCATTGGTTGGAAGAAGCTATCTAGCTACAATAGGTCCTCCAGATGGGGTATCAGAAGCAAACCCAAGGTGGAGGCATTTAAAGAGCTCAAGCTTCAGAAATCTTCAGATGATATGGTTGATGAAATCCTTTCCACTCCAAATGAAGATAACTGCCACAACTCAAGTCAGGAGAATGAACATGATAAGCTTGAAAGTGAAATTGACATGCTACCAGCTAGTGAGATGCAATGTCATGACACTAGTAATGCTAAACCTCTGCAATCTAGATTGATTAGGAGGAAACTTCTGCAATTTGACAAAAGTAACAGGCCAGCGTATTATGGAACCTGGAGGAAGAAAAG TGCTTTTGTTGGCCCAAGGTGTCCACTTAAGATGGATCCTGATCTTGACTATGAGGTTGATAGTGATGATGAATGGGAAGAG GAGGATCCTGGTGAGAGTCTTTCTGACTGTGAGAAGGATGGTGATGAAGTTATGGAAGAAGATTCCAAAATTacagatgaagaggatgaagatagCTTTGTTGTGCCTGACGGCTATCTCTCTGACAATGAG GGGATACAGATTGAAAGTCTATTGGATGATAAGGATGAGGAAGCCATTAGCTCACCAACTGGTCAGTGCACAGAAGTTGAAGAATTCAGGTCCCTACTGCGCCAGCAAAAAGTCCTGAACACTTTGACTGAGCAGGCTCTTCGGAAGAGCCAACCTCTTGTTATATCCAACCTAAATCATGAAAAAGCTGAATTACTGACtgctgaagacatcaagggaacAGCAAAGGTTGAGCAACTATGTCTGCAAGTTCTTTCAATGCGCATCTGTCCGGGAGGTGTGATTGTTGATGTGCCTACAATTGACAACTCATCTGCAAGTGCTGAGGAAATTAACCAGTGCAATGTGAAAAATGGCTCTCCTGGGTCTGCATCTGCATCTGCTATACCAGAAACGGACCTGCCAGAAATT GTTCAGGTGATTCGATCATGTCGAGAGGGTATCTACAAGGTGGTTGAATTGCTGCAGCAGAAGTTTCCAAATGTTGCGAAGTCTCAACTG
- the LOC101764908 gene encoding uncharacterized protein LOC101764908 isoform X1: protein MVQLFLHVPAEGGSVNTAAVEARRSLLSNVESIIKSIIKSAGRYEARLWLCSTVSLVHSLSRHDQRNLFLDLLEMKNSRRDVAARLLRMIFDKKPKKAGSILAKNGHILEEFFRGNPKRIMQWFGHFAVTGESTHKKGAKAISQFAFINRDMCWEELEWKGKHGQSPAVVATKPHYFSDLDVLKTVENFLEYVPDFWSSDELSDSIKDGEILQIDAEYFVDQFLYLMYEENCKDAWHLVEEFLMDEQFSSLSQHLLIHLDEQRLLDFLKSLGKLINTTLQCKELKFPCCWLEVLLSAHCDHISLDDLVLLNCVIAKCRQLWRLMNDEEQDEERGQMEELLKGVNHLTDADHFALMKEFMETEFPDGLKWIGIQSWVIFCDLSKECKSGNSCESLFSDNKIQFHKDDEYSLVQNNAFSISHMPDTDDEDLVGSSHKRRKKNRRRKRRRYEFDEDKLDELLELESSNVKNSVESQRGSWHLSTDGFSASWDIADIPDHLSTYYFTTWVKWACFR from the exons ATGGTTCAGCTCTTTTTGCATGTGCCGGCAGAAGGTGGTAGTGTTAATACAGCTGCTGTGGAGGCGAGGAGATCTCTTCTTAGCAATGTTGAATCCATAATCAAGTCAATTATAAAGTCAGCAGGCAGGTATGAAGCTCGGCTGTGGCTGTGCAGCACTGTCTCGTTGGTCCATTCCCTCAGTCGCCATGACCAGCGGAACCTGTTTCTCGATCTCTTAGAGATGAAGAATTCCAGGCGAGATGTTGCTGCCCGCCTGCTGCGGATGATTTTTGATAAGAAGCCCAAGAAGGCTGGGTCTATTCTAGCAAAAAATGGCCATATACTGGAGGAGTTCTTCCGAG GAAACCCGAAGCGGATAATGCAGTGGTTCGGTCATTTTGCTGTTACTGGTGAATCCACACATAAAAAGGGTGCTAAGGCAATTTCTCAGTTTGCATTTATAAATCGTGATATGTGCTGGGAAGAACTTGAGTGGAAAGGAAAGCATGGGCAGTCTCCTGCTGTTGTTGCTACTAAGCCTCATTATTTCAGTGATCTTGATGTTCTGAAGACAGTGGAGAATTTCTTGGAGTATGTCCCAGACTTCTGGTCCTCTGATGAGCTTTCTGATTCTATTAAAGATGGTGAAATACTGCAAATTGATGCAGAAtattttgtagatcaatttttgtACTTGATGTACGAGGAGAATTGCAAAGATGCATGGCATTTAGTTGAAGAATTTTTGATGGATGAGCAGttttcctctctctcccaaCATCTTCTCATTCATCTGGACGAGCAAAGGCTTCTTGATTTCTTAAAATCTTTAGGGAAGCTCATCAATACTACTTTGCAGTGCAAGGAATTGAAATTCCCATGCTGTTGGCTTGAGGTTCTTTTATCAGCACATTGTGATCACATATCTCTTGATGATCTTGTCTTATTGAACTGTGTCATTGCCAAGTGTAGACAACTTTGGCGCCTCATGAACGATGAAGAACAAGATGAAGAACGGGGACAAATGGAAGAGCTTTTGAAGGGTGTAAATCATTTAACTGATGCTGATCATTTTGCTCTCATGAAGGAATTCATGGAGACAGAATTTCCTGATGGACTTAAGTGGATAGGCATTCAGTCCTGGGTAATTTTCTGTGATTTATCAAAAGAATGCAAATCAGGAAATTCTTGTGAATCTTTGTTCTCTGATAACAAAATACAATTTCACAAGGATGATGAGTACTCATTGGTTCAGAACAATGCGTTCTCAATTTCACATATGCCTGATACTGATGATGAGGATCTTGTTGGGAGCAGTCataaaaggagaaagaagaataggaggaggaagcggcgtAGATACGAGTTTGATGAGGACAAGCTTGATGAACTGCTTGAACTTGAATCTTCCAATGTAAAGAACAGTGTTGAATCACAGCGTGGAAGCTGGCACCTCTCAACTGATGGCTTCTCTGCTTCTTGGGACATT GCAGACATACCGGATCACCTTTCTACGTATTATTTCACGACATGGGTAAAGTGGGCTTGCTTTAGATGA